A genomic region of Papaver somniferum cultivar HN1 chromosome 7, ASM357369v1, whole genome shotgun sequence contains the following coding sequences:
- the LOC113294098 gene encoding glutaredoxin-C6-like encodes MIQGVREGCLGGGGLRFELSIPFNNGPEIVTPPTALTIDVAETVEKKIQRLIQENPVIIFSKSSCCMCHVMKRLLSNLGCTPTVIELEDDEISALPMEDVVPGGAAPAVFIGGECIGGLESLMALHLSGNLVLKLAQVGARNFLYKF; translated from the coding sequence ATGATCCAAGGAGTAAGGGAAGGCTGCTTAGGAGGAGGAGGATTGAGGTTTGAATTATCGATACCGTTTAATAACGGTCCCGAAATTGTCACTCCTCCAACGGCTTTAACTATAGATGTAGCGGAGACAGTTGAAAAAAAGATTCAACGGTTGATACAGGAGAATCCAGTGATTATCTTTAGTAAATCATCTTGTTGTATGTGTCACGTCATGAAGAGGTTGTTATCAAACTTAGGGTGTACACCTACTGTGATTGAATTAGAAGATGATGAGATTTCTGCACTTCCAATGGAGGATGTTGTTCCCGGTGGCGCGGCACCGGCCGTTTTTATAGGTGGTGAGTGTATTGGTGGATTGGAGAGTTTAATGGCTCTTCATCTTAGTGGTAATCTTGTTCTTAAACTTGCTCAAGTTGGTGCTAGAaattttttgtataaattttaG